CGACCCCAACGACGTGGTGGTGCGCCGCGACGACCAGGTCTACTTCAGCGACCCCGCCCCGGCCGACACGCTCGAGACTCTCACTCTGGGCTATGCGGGCGTCTACCACGTCACCCCGACGGGCAAGATCTCTCTCGTAACCAGGATGCTTCGGCCTAACGGAGTAGCCCTCACTCCTGACGGCAAGACGCTCTACATCGCCGATACGACGGAGCGGAAGATCCTGGCCTACGACCTCGACGCAAACGGCACCCCGTCGAACGGACGGACCTTCATCACCGGCATCGACGGCGGTCCAGACGGCCTGCGCGTGGCAGCGAACGGGAACATCTACATCGCCTGCCGCGGGGTTGCGATCTACTCCCCCGCCGGGAAGTTTCTCAAGATGATCGAGTTCCCCGAGATGCCCTCGAAC
This is a stretch of genomic DNA from Granulicella sp. WH15. It encodes these proteins:
- a CDS encoding SMP-30/gluconolactonase/LRE family protein; translation: MQAASPGVERFGGDFGYVEGPVWSKDGSLIFSDMFGSRTLEMKAPNRSTVYRDHTHSGNGNSMDAQGRLYTCERDSRRVVRVEKDGKITVIADKFNGQRINDPNDVVVRRDDQVYFSDPAPADTLETLTLGYAGVYHVTPTGKISLVTRMLRPNGVALTPDGKTLYIADTTERKILAYDLDANGTPSNGRTFITGIDGGPDGLRVAANGNIYIACRGVAIYSPAGKFLKMIEFPEMPSNLTFGDQDLQTIYVTARTSIYRVRIEDKGTLQY